The following are encoded in a window of Numida meleagris isolate 19003 breed g44 Domestic line chromosome 9, NumMel1.0, whole genome shotgun sequence genomic DNA:
- the C9H15orf59 gene encoding UPF0583 protein C15orf59 homolog — MDSRSCQDRQPSDPPSSSSSNCSSGKSESERERIRSRMKMVIGQLEGILQELKEVAKELREVVSQIDRLTSDFEFELEPDDWTTATASSTSSSEKGGVSFELGPLDFAAADILSDSWEFCSFLDTSTPSDQGDGPDPPRPQPPPCRQPDYRLMNGGVPIANGPRGGTPDSSSEEAFAPQQKGPHHRTAGTRERVRFSDKVLYHALCCDDDGDGADETSPNEDSTEERGLKVTPKNQPSIGGSGGGTTGGPPARRLMRNSSTQTVADKSTQTVLPYIPAKQKLKTKN; from the exons ATGGACTCCCGGAGCTGCCAGGACAGGCAGCCCAGTGacccccccagcagcagcagcagcaattgtAGCAGCGGCAAAAGCGAAAGCGAGAGGGAGAGGATCCGCAGCCGGATGAAAATGGTCATCGGGCAACTGGAAGGCATCTTGCAGGAGCTCAAGGAGGTCGCCAAGGAGCTCCGGGAG GTAGTGAGCCAGATCGACCGGCTGACGTCCGACTTTGAGTTCGAGCTGGAGCCGGATGACTGGACCACAGCGACggccagcagcacctccagcagcgAGAAAGGGGGGGTCTCCTTCGAGCTGGGACCCCTCGACTTCGCGGCGGCCGACATCCTGTCCGACAGCTGGGAATTCTGCTCGTTCCTGGATACCTCCACCCCGTCCGACCAAGGGGACGGCCCCGACCCCCCACGGCCGCAGCCCCCGCCGTGCCGCCAGCCCGACTACCGGCTGATGAACGGCGGGGTCCCCATCGCCAACGGGCCCCGAGGCGGCACCCCGGACTCATCCAGCGAGGAGGCATTCGCTCCCCAACAGAAAGGTCCCCATCACCGAACGGCCGGCACGCGGGAGCGGGTCCGCTTCAGCGACAAGGTGCTCTACCACGCCTTGTGCTGCGATGATGATGGGGATGGCGCCGACGAAACCTCCCCAAACGAGGACAGCACCGAAGAGCGCGGCCTCAAGGTGACCCCGAAGAACCAACCGTCCATTGGTGGCAGTGGTGGTGGCACCACCGGAGGGCCACCGGCGCGGCGGCTGATGAGGAACAGCAGCACGCAGACTGTGGCCGACAAAAGCACCCAGACGGTGCTGCCTTACATCCCAGCCAAGCagaaactcaaaacaaaaaactga